A single Streptococcus thermophilus DNA region contains:
- the dltB gene encoding D-alanyl-lipoteichoic acid biosynthesis protein DltB — MIDFLKQLPHLEPYGNPFYFIYLGIALLPIFIGLFFKKRFAIYECLVSITFIVLALTGTHASQILALLFYIVWQIIWVYSYKRYRSQRDNKWVFYLHSFLVVLPLILVKVEPIINGTQSLLNFLGISYLTFRAVGMIIEMRDGVLKEFTLGEFLRFMLFMPTFTSGPIDRFKRFNEDYQSIPNRDELLNMLEQAVKYIMLGFLYKFVLAQIFGSMLLPPLKAQALSQGGIFNLPTLGFMYVYGFDLFFDFAGYSMFALAVSNLMGIKSPINFDKPFISRDMKEFWNRWHMSLSFWFRDFVFMRLVIVLMRNKVFKNRNTTSNVAYIINMMVMGFWHGITWYYIAYGIFHGIGLGINDAWLRKKKTINKDRKKAGLKPLPENKWTKALGIFITFNTVMLSFLIFSGFLNDLWFTKK; from the coding sequence ATGATAGACTTCTTGAAACAGCTTCCCCATTTAGAACCCTACGGTAATCCTTTCTATTTCATCTATCTTGGAATAGCCTTATTACCAATCTTTATAGGTCTATTCTTTAAAAAGCGCTTTGCTATTTATGAATGCTTGGTAAGTATTACCTTTATCGTTCTTGCTCTGACAGGTACCCATGCTAGCCAAATCTTAGCTTTGCTTTTCTATATTGTCTGGCAAATCATCTGGGTATACTCATACAAACGTTATCGTAGTCAAAGGGATAATAAATGGGTCTTCTATTTGCACTCGTTTCTTGTTGTTCTTCCCTTGATTCTTGTTAAGGTAGAGCCTATCATTAACGGAACCCAGTCACTTTTAAACTTTCTCGGCATCTCTTATTTAACCTTCCGTGCGGTTGGTATGATTATCGAGATGCGTGATGGAGTTCTTAAAGAGTTCACACTAGGGGAATTCCTCCGCTTCATGCTCTTTATGCCGACCTTCACAAGTGGTCCCATTGATCGCTTCAAACGTTTTAATGAAGATTATCAGTCAATTCCTAATCGTGACGAGCTGCTGAACATGTTAGAGCAAGCTGTAAAATATATTATGCTTGGTTTTCTTTATAAGTTTGTTTTAGCTCAGATTTTCGGGAGTATGCTTTTACCACCATTAAAAGCACAAGCATTGAGCCAAGGCGGTATCTTTAATCTACCCACACTAGGTTTTATGTACGTTTATGGGTTTGATCTCTTCTTTGACTTTGCGGGTTACTCAATGTTTGCTCTCGCAGTTTCAAATCTAATGGGGATTAAGAGTCCTATTAACTTTGACAAACCGTTCATTTCCCGTGATATGAAGGAATTTTGGAATCGCTGGCATATGAGTCTGTCGTTTTGGTTCCGTGATTTTGTCTTTATGCGCTTAGTCATAGTACTCATGCGAAATAAGGTTTTCAAAAATCGTAACACCACATCGAATGTTGCTTATATCATCAATATGATGGTTATGGGATTTTGGCATGGGATTACTTGGTACTATATTGCTTATGGTATATTTCATGGTATTGGTCTAGGTATTAACGATGCTTGGTTACGTAAAAAGAAAACCATTAATAAAGATCGTAAAAAAGCAGGACTTAAGCCTCTTCCCGAAAATAAATGGACCAAGGCTTTGGGAATCTTTATCACATTTAATACAGTTATGCTATCATTCTTGATTTTCTCTGGATTCTTGAATGATCTCTGGTTCACTAAAAAATAA
- the dltA gene encoding D-alanine--poly(phosphoribitol) ligase subunit DltA, protein MTSTKIKDMIETIEQFAQSQPDFPVYNILGEVHTYGDLKADSDSLAAKIDSLDIPEKSPVVVYGGQEYEMLATFVALTKSGHAYIPIDSHSALERVTAIVEVAEPSLIIAINAFPLEDVKAPILTLDQVKESFANKTTYEVTHPVKGDDTYYIIFTSGTTGKPKGVQISHNNLLSFTNWMITDKEFATPKRPQMLAQPPYSFDLSVMYWAPTLALGGTLYALPSAITQDFKQLFETIFSLPIAIWTSTPSFADMAMLSEDFNAEKMPEITHFYFDGEELTVKTAQKLRQRFPEARIVNAYGPTEATVALSAVAVTDEMLATLNRLPIGYTKEDSPTYIIDEDGNILPNGQQGEIIVSGPAVSKGYMNNPERTAEAFFEFNGLPAYHTGDVGTMTDEGLLLFGGRMDFQIKFNGFRIELEDVSQNLNKSKYIDSAVAVPRYNKDHKVQNLLAYVILKDGVRDQFERDIDITKAIKADLEDIMMSYMMPTKFLYRESLPLTPNGKIDIKGLISEVNNR, encoded by the coding sequence ATGACGAGTACAAAAATTAAAGATATGATTGAAACGATTGAGCAGTTTGCTCAATCACAACCCGACTTTCCTGTTTACAATATTTTAGGGGAAGTCCATACTTACGGCGATTTGAAAGCCGATTCGGATAGTTTAGCTGCTAAGATTGATAGCCTTGATATCCCAGAAAAATCACCTGTTGTAGTTTATGGCGGTCAAGAATATGAAATGTTGGCAACTTTCGTAGCTTTAACTAAATCTGGTCACGCCTATATACCAATTGATAGTCACTCAGCTCTTGAGCGCGTGACAGCTATTGTTGAAGTGGCAGAGCCGAGTCTGATTATTGCTATTAACGCCTTCCCACTAGAGGATGTTAAAGCACCAATCTTGACATTGGATCAAGTGAAGGAAAGTTTTGCTAACAAGACTACTTATGAAGTAACCCACCCTGTTAAAGGTGATGATACTTATTACATCATCTTCACATCAGGGACTACAGGTAAACCTAAAGGAGTTCAGATTTCGCATAATAACCTTCTTAGTTTCACCAACTGGATGATTACAGACAAGGAATTTGCGACTCCAAAACGTCCTCAAATGTTGGCTCAACCGCCTTATTCATTTGACCTATCAGTAATGTACTGGGCGCCAACTTTGGCACTTGGAGGAACACTCTATGCGCTTCCTTCAGCTATTACTCAGGACTTCAAGCAACTCTTTGAAACTATCTTTTCACTTCCAATTGCCATTTGGACATCCACGCCATCATTTGCAGATATGGCAATGTTGTCTGAAGACTTCAATGCAGAGAAGATGCCAGAAATTACGCATTTCTATTTCGATGGGGAAGAGTTGACTGTCAAGACCGCTCAGAAACTCCGCCAACGTTTCCCAGAAGCACGTATTGTCAATGCTTATGGACCAACTGAGGCTACTGTTGCCTTATCAGCAGTAGCGGTAACTGATGAGATGCTAGCTACTCTTAATCGTCTACCGATTGGTTATACCAAGGAAGATTCACCAACTTATATTATCGATGAAGACGGTAATATCCTTCCAAATGGTCAGCAGGGTGAAATTATCGTATCGGGTCCTGCAGTTTCAAAAGGTTATATGAATAATCCTGAAAGGACTGCGGAAGCCTTCTTCGAGTTTAATGGTCTACCTGCTTACCATACTGGTGATGTGGGTACTATGACTGATGAGGGTCTCCTTCTTTTCGGTGGTCGTATGGACTTTCAGATTAAATTTAATGGTTTCCGTATTGAGTTAGAAGATGTTTCCCAAAACCTTAACAAGTCTAAGTATATCGATTCAGCAGTAGCTGTCCCACGTTATAACAAAGACCATAAGGTTCAGAACCTCTTGGCTTATGTGATTCTTAAGGATGGCGTACGTGACCAGTTTGAGCGTGACATCGATATTACTAAGGCTATCAAAGCTGACTTGGAAGATATCATGATGTCATACATGATGCCTACTAAGTTCCTCTATCGTGAGAGCTTGCCTCTTACACCAAATGGGAAAATTGATATCAAGGGGCTTATCAGTGAGGTTAATAACCGATGA
- a CDS encoding ABC transporter ATP-binding protein has product MKARNNKSTLKRLCKDILSQRYLFALATVGTIVQVALTVYFPILLGDAVDAVLKMNAVFLMSRLIWQMLLLILANSAIQWLNPLIYNRLIYSYSESLRERVMMKIHAIPFSYLDRQGTGDMVSRVTTDSDQLNNGLLMFFNQFFVGLLTIFVIIITMARLDWFMMLLVLVMTPLSMLVARFIARKSYQLYRNQTKWRGKQTQLIEESLTQEALVQILNAQDQMVRNFNEVNGKYANYSQGAIFYSSAVNPATRFFNSLLYALITGVGAYRIMSGGTFTVGQLTTFLNYVTQYTKPFNDISSVLSELQSALACADRLYMILDEDEISETGNAVLDEAEVQGHFQFDHVQFGYLQNKPLIKDLSIDIPAASTVAIVGPTGAGKSTLINLLMRFYDLDKGQILLDGRDITYYTRESLRKQIGMVLQETWLKVATIHDNIAYGNPKASREEVVAAAKAANADFFIKQLPQGYDTFLRDAGQSLSQGQRQLLTIARIFVNVPKILILDEATSSIDTRTELLIQEAFAKLMKGRTSFIIAHRLSTIENADLILVMNNGDIVEHGTHNQLMRTKGMYYRMQTAQKTQNN; this is encoded by the coding sequence ATGAAGGCTAGAAATAACAAGTCAACGCTTAAACGATTATGTAAAGATATCCTAAGTCAGCGTTACCTCTTTGCCTTAGCAACTGTTGGGACCATTGTTCAAGTTGCTTTGACTGTTTACTTCCCTATTTTGCTTGGCGATGCAGTAGATGCTGTTCTTAAGATGAATGCTGTCTTTTTGATGTCACGTTTGATTTGGCAGATGCTTTTGCTTATCTTAGCTAATAGTGCAATCCAGTGGCTTAACCCTTTGATTTATAATCGATTGATTTATTCTTATAGCGAAAGTTTACGTGAACGAGTCATGATGAAAATCCATGCTATTCCATTCAGTTATCTTGATCGTCAAGGAACTGGAGACATGGTTAGCCGCGTGACTACAGATAGTGACCAATTGAATAATGGTCTCCTTATGTTCTTTAATCAATTTTTCGTTGGGCTTTTGACCATCTTTGTCATAATCATTACCATGGCTCGCTTAGACTGGTTCATGATGCTCTTAGTTCTAGTGATGACACCTTTATCAATGCTTGTGGCTCGTTTCATTGCTAGGAAGAGTTATCAACTCTATCGCAATCAAACCAAGTGGAGGGGCAAACAGACTCAGCTGATCGAAGAAAGTCTAACTCAGGAAGCTCTGGTACAAATTCTAAATGCTCAAGACCAGATGGTTCGCAATTTTAATGAGGTTAATGGTAAGTATGCTAACTATTCACAGGGAGCCATCTTTTACTCGTCAGCGGTTAACCCAGCTACACGTTTTTTTAATAGCTTGCTTTACGCTCTCATTACAGGTGTTGGTGCCTATCGCATCATGTCGGGCGGCACATTTACAGTGGGACAATTGACTACCTTCCTAAACTATGTCACTCAGTATACCAAACCTTTTAATGACATTTCTTCTGTCCTATCTGAACTTCAAAGTGCTTTAGCCTGTGCTGATCGTCTATATATGATTTTAGATGAAGATGAAATATCAGAAACGGGAAATGCGGTTTTGGACGAAGCAGAAGTTCAGGGACATTTTCAATTTGATCATGTTCAATTTGGCTATTTGCAAAATAAACCTCTTATTAAGGATTTGAGTATTGATATTCCTGCTGCGAGTACCGTTGCTATTGTTGGCCCAACAGGAGCAGGAAAATCTACTTTGATTAATCTTCTCATGCGTTTTTATGACTTGGATAAGGGTCAAATTTTGCTAGACGGTCGAGATATTACGTATTATACCCGTGAGAGTCTTCGCAAGCAGATTGGGATGGTTCTACAAGAAACTTGGCTTAAAGTAGCTACTATCCATGATAATATTGCCTATGGCAATCCAAAAGCTAGTCGAGAGGAAGTAGTTGCAGCAGCCAAAGCAGCTAATGCTGATTTCTTTATTAAACAATTACCTCAAGGCTACGACACTTTCTTGAGAGATGCAGGGCAATCTCTTTCACAAGGTCAACGTCAGTTACTAACTATTGCTCGTATATTTGTCAATGTTCCTAAAATTCTTATTTTGGATGAAGCAACATCAAGTATTGATACCCGTACGGAGCTCCTTATTCAAGAAGCTTTTGCTAAACTGATGAAAGGTCGGACGAGTTTCATTATTGCTCATAGATTATCTACCATTGAGAATGCAGACCTTATTTTGGTAATGAATAATGGTGATATCGTTGAACATGGAACACATAATCAATTAATGAGGACTAAGGGAATGTACTATCGTATGCAGACAGCCCAAAAAACACAAAATAATTAA
- a CDS encoding calcium-translocating P-type ATPase, PMCA-type, whose amino-acid sequence MKKFKGLTSAEVQASKNAHGDNRLSSKEANSLLSIFIEAFQDQWILILLAALGLKIIFNFVAMIFPAIGEANWYEAISLIFAILMSTGFSAVSQYRNEQKFNILQEEASKTNAKVYRDGKLKEILVDDIVKGDQILLQSGDKIPVDGIILEGKLKVNQAVLNGESEDATKLPLGDREEPDSSDLFTEFKVFRGTVVTSDEAVIEATQIGDNTVLGSINTSLQEDSKNSPSKEKLNKLARNIGVLGYSAGAAYSVINLVLGFISLNKANNLNGGSIFLLIIETILFAVTIIIMAVPEGLPMMLALVSSMNSGRLLAQNILVRHPDTIETAGYMNILFSDKTGTITEGKLSVVDFFLGDGTLYAATGETDAPDFDTMSDSLKAEMINGIGLNNDAMVADGNAVGSNATDRALLDFLIGRSQLDFDTNTITEKQQFNSATKFASVTTNDGKTYIKGAPEFILNDCYYYLDKDGHKQNFTDDIKARFQELSLEQANRSMRLLAILNTDGNDKVLIGIVCIRDNVRSSIKQTVETMNRAGVQVVMVTGDRKETAVAIAKEAGIVTGENDLVLTHDELSALSDQELKQQLPHLKVVSRALPMDKKRLIEAAQELDMVAGMTGDGVNDSPALKSADVGFSMGDGTEVAREASDIVILNNSLTSIEKAVLYGRTMSKSVSKFIIFQLTVNVTTIAMSLLSPLLGLKEPFTIIQILWVNLIMDTLAALAFGEEPALDRYMNEKPVAKKANILTGYMKSAIGVASAFITLVCLAILKNVGGIQDFITNGTGNFEMVTTFTFTVFIYAVIFNSFNTRSNGFNIFEHIGKNKKFLIVMISIAVVQTLIIQFGGKVFSTVPMDIQHYIIALLIAVLIIPADFIRKALTKNK is encoded by the coding sequence ATGAAAAAATTTAAAGGCTTGACTTCTGCAGAAGTTCAAGCAAGTAAAAACGCTCATGGCGATAATAGGCTCTCTAGTAAAGAGGCTAACTCGCTGCTTTCAATTTTTATTGAAGCCTTCCAGGATCAATGGATTCTCATCCTCTTGGCTGCCTTAGGATTAAAAATCATCTTCAACTTTGTTGCAATGATTTTTCCTGCTATTGGGGAGGCTAATTGGTATGAGGCTATCTCACTAATTTTTGCCATTTTGATGTCTACAGGGTTCTCAGCAGTCTCTCAATACCGTAATGAGCAAAAATTCAATATTCTCCAAGAGGAGGCTTCAAAAACTAATGCTAAGGTTTATCGAGATGGTAAACTTAAAGAGATTCTCGTGGATGATATTGTAAAAGGGGATCAAATTCTCCTTCAATCAGGGGACAAGATTCCAGTTGACGGTATCATCTTGGAAGGTAAATTAAAAGTAAACCAAGCTGTCTTAAATGGTGAAAGCGAGGATGCCACAAAACTTCCTCTTGGTGACCGAGAAGAGCCAGATTCTTCAGACCTCTTTACAGAGTTTAAGGTCTTCCGTGGTACAGTCGTAACTTCAGATGAAGCTGTGATTGAAGCTACACAAATTGGTGATAACACCGTTTTAGGAAGTATCAATACGTCTCTTCAAGAAGATAGTAAAAATTCACCATCTAAAGAAAAACTTAACAAGCTTGCAAGAAACATCGGGGTCCTCGGTTATAGTGCAGGTGCTGCCTATTCAGTAATCAACCTTGTATTAGGCTTTATTTCCCTAAATAAAGCTAACAACCTCAATGGTGGCTCGATTTTCCTTCTTATCATTGAAACAATTCTCTTTGCGGTTACAATCATCATCATGGCTGTCCCAGAAGGACTTCCAATGATGTTAGCACTCGTTTCCTCAATGAACTCAGGTCGACTTTTAGCTCAAAATATTCTAGTCCGCCATCCTGATACTATTGAAACTGCTGGATACATGAATATTCTCTTCAGTGATAAGACTGGTACAATCACAGAAGGTAAACTATCTGTAGTTGACTTCTTCCTTGGGGATGGAACACTTTATGCAGCTACTGGTGAAACCGATGCTCCAGATTTTGATACGATGTCAGATAGTCTTAAAGCTGAAATGATTAATGGTATCGGTCTTAATAACGATGCCATGGTTGCTGATGGCAATGCTGTTGGTAGTAATGCTACTGACCGTGCACTTCTTGACTTCTTGATTGGACGGTCTCAACTTGATTTCGATACTAATACTATTACTGAGAAGCAACAATTCAACTCAGCAACAAAATTCGCAAGTGTAACGACTAACGATGGAAAAACCTACATCAAAGGTGCTCCAGAATTTATCCTAAATGACTGCTACTACTATCTTGATAAAGATGGTCATAAACAAAACTTTACAGATGATATTAAAGCTCGTTTTCAAGAGTTATCATTGGAACAAGCTAACCGTTCAATGCGTTTGCTTGCCATCCTCAATACAGATGGTAATGATAAAGTCTTGATTGGTATCGTATGTATCCGTGATAACGTTCGCTCTTCAATTAAACAAACCGTTGAAACAATGAACCGTGCGGGTGTTCAAGTAGTTATGGTAACCGGTGACCGTAAAGAAACCGCTGTTGCTATCGCTAAAGAAGCAGGTATCGTCACTGGAGAAAATGACCTTGTCCTTACTCACGATGAACTTTCTGCCCTCTCAGATCAAGAACTTAAACAACAATTGCCTCACTTAAAAGTGGTAAGTCGTGCCCTTCCAATGGATAAAAAACGTCTTATTGAGGCAGCTCAAGAACTCGATATGGTAGCTGGTATGACGGGTGATGGGGTCAATGACTCACCAGCCCTTAAATCAGCTGATGTTGGTTTCTCAATGGGTGACGGTACTGAAGTCGCACGTGAAGCCTCAGATATCGTTATCTTAAACAACTCATTGACTTCTATTGAGAAAGCTGTTCTCTATGGACGCACCATGAGTAAGTCAGTAAGTAAATTTATCATCTTCCAATTAACTGTTAACGTAACAACTATTGCCATGTCACTTCTCTCGCCACTTTTGGGTCTCAAAGAGCCATTTACAATCATCCAAATTCTCTGGGTTAACCTTATCATGGACACACTTGCTGCCCTTGCCTTTGGTGAAGAGCCTGCGCTAGATCGTTATATGAACGAAAAACCAGTAGCTAAGAAAGCAAATATTCTTACTGGTTATATGAAATCCGCTATCGGAGTTGCAAGTGCCTTCATTACTCTTGTATGTTTAGCCATTCTTAAAAATGTTGGTGGTATCCAAGACTTTATCACAAATGGAACTGGTAACTTTGAAATGGTAACAACCTTTACATTTACAGTATTTATCTATGCTGTTATTTTCAACTCATTTAATACACGTAGTAATGGCTTCAATATTTTTGAACATATCGGTAAAAACAAGAAATTCTTAATCGTTATGATTTCTATTGCTGTTGTTCAAACCCTTATTATTCAATTTGGTGGAAAAGTATTTAGTACTGTTCCGATGGATATTCAACACTATATCATTGCTCTTCTTATTGCTGTATTGATTATACCAGCAGATTTCATTCGAAAAGCTCTAACTAAAAACAAATAA
- the dltD gene encoding D-alanyl-lipoteichoic acid biosynthesis protein DltD has protein sequence MLKRLWQIFGPVICALVLVVVVIYAYPQGRKYSYEAEKRSAVTLTNENFKSRKNKTTALSDQNHRFVPFFGSSEWLRFDALHPAVLAEKYDRNYRPYFIGQRGSASLNHYLGMQQMLPELQNGTAVYVLSPQWFTKKGYNSAAFQQFFNNDQLSSFLSQNQTDANSQYAAKRILEMKPEITMKSQLSKVAKGQDLNTVDKTYIQFMAELNRREDSLFSPLAASNNANYDKKVLPCLKELPDQFSYDALDQLAVRDAEAHTKSNDFGIDDRFYKERLSKKIGKLKGFQKNLSYEVSQEYGDLQLVLNQFAKSNTNVIFVIPPVNSKWMAYTGLNQDMYDATVSKIRYQLESQGFTNIADFSKDGDQPYFMQDTIHMGWKGWVSFDRVVDSFVSNPTPAPSYKLNDRFYSKDWSGYTGTPSQFN, from the coding sequence ATGCTTAAGCGTTTATGGCAGATTTTTGGTCCAGTAATTTGTGCCCTGGTTTTGGTAGTAGTAGTTATATATGCCTACCCACAAGGCAGAAAATATAGTTATGAGGCTGAAAAACGTAGTGCAGTAACGCTGACGAATGAGAACTTTAAAAGTCGGAAAAATAAAACTACCGCTCTTTCAGACCAGAATCATCGTTTTGTACCTTTCTTTGGGTCTAGTGAGTGGTTACGTTTTGATGCCCTTCATCCAGCTGTTTTAGCAGAGAAATACGACCGTAACTATCGCCCATACTTTATTGGACAACGTGGGTCAGCTTCTCTAAATCATTATTTGGGAATGCAACAAATGCTTCCAGAATTACAAAACGGTACAGCTGTGTACGTCTTGTCTCCGCAATGGTTCACTAAAAAAGGTTATAATTCTGCAGCTTTTCAGCAGTTCTTTAATAACGACCAACTTAGTAGTTTCCTAAGTCAAAATCAGACGGATGCAAATTCACAGTATGCTGCTAAACGTATCTTAGAGATGAAACCTGAGATAACGATGAAATCTCAACTTTCTAAAGTGGCCAAAGGACAAGATCTCAATACTGTCGATAAAACCTATATTCAATTCATGGCAGAGCTAAATAGGCGAGAAGATAGCTTGTTTAGCCCTTTAGCAGCGTCAAATAACGCTAATTATGACAAGAAGGTTCTTCCTTGTCTTAAAGAGTTACCAGACCAATTCTCTTATGATGCCCTTGATCAGCTTGCTGTAAGAGATGCAGAAGCACATACCAAATCAAATGACTTTGGAATTGATGACCGTTTTTATAAGGAACGCTTATCTAAGAAGATTGGTAAACTTAAAGGTTTCCAGAAAAATCTTTCCTATGAAGTTTCTCAAGAATATGGTGATTTACAGCTGGTTCTTAATCAATTTGCCAAGTCAAATACAAATGTCATATTTGTCATTCCACCTGTTAATAGCAAGTGGATGGCTTATACTGGACTTAATCAGGACATGTATGATGCTACGGTTTCTAAAATCCGTTATCAATTGGAAAGTCAAGGATTTACCAATATTGCAGATTTCTCAAAAGATGGCGATCAACCTTACTTTATGCAAGACACTATTCATATGGGCTGGAAAGGTTGGGTATCCTTTGACAGGGTCGTTGATTCTTTCGTTAGTAATCCAACACCTGCACCTAGCTATAAATTGAATGATCGCTTTTATAGTAAGGACTGGTCAGGATATACAGGAACTCCTAGTCAGTTTAATTAA
- the pabB gene encoding aminodeoxychorismate synthase component I gives MHKKTVIDFKELGVRQIFTHAIKEIKTKDIKEVKSLINQIKAYQEKGYFAVGYVAYEASQAFEPKFQIFDSPLMSEYLLYFTIHDTVQTESIPLAYEPVPLPESWQELTSAEEYKAAIEHIHHHIRQGNTYQVNFTVQLQQNITADPFSIYNRLVVEQNAHYNAFIQHDDVSIISISPELFFKKDGDILTTRPMKGTTNRGLTTETDLKQAQWLAHDQKNRSENMMIVDLLRNDMNRISKIGSENVKRLCQVEQYSTVWQLTSTIETQLLPNSRLDDIFQALFPCGSITGAPKIATMAIIKNVEKQARGVYCGAIGILLPNGPTIFNVAIRTLQMQGNKAIYGVGGGITWDSKWEAEYEETKQKSAILYRQNPRFDLISTGRIHQGKLLHLKEHLNRLQESSRYFAYPFNKEEVQNQVEDLCQSLDFDTDYRLKLSLAKDGKLTFEHAHLTELDDDFCQARLVKQTHPLNNPYTYFKTSYRPHISLGPHEQIYYNQKKELLETSIGNLVLKIKDQLYTPPVHLGLLNGIYRQSLIANNQVTEKVLTLEDLKQAQAIYGCNAVRGLYELRVDF, from the coding sequence AGTTAAATCACTTATAAATCAAATAAAAGCCTATCAAGAAAAAGGCTATTTTGCTGTAGGCTATGTAGCCTATGAAGCTTCTCAGGCCTTTGAACCTAAATTTCAAATTTTTGATAGCCCATTAATGTCAGAGTATCTTCTCTATTTTACTATTCACGACACTGTTCAAACAGAGTCTATCCCTCTTGCCTATGAGCCTGTTCCCTTACCAGAATCTTGGCAAGAACTAACTTCTGCAGAGGAATACAAGGCTGCTATTGAGCATATACACCACCATATTCGTCAAGGAAACACCTACCAGGTCAATTTTACCGTCCAACTTCAACAGAACATAACAGCTGATCCATTTTCCATCTACAACCGATTGGTTGTTGAGCAAAATGCACATTACAATGCCTTTATTCAACATGATGATGTCTCCATCATTTCCATAAGTCCTGAACTCTTCTTTAAAAAAGATGGTGATATATTGACCACACGTCCTATGAAAGGGACAACAAATCGTGGCTTGACAACTGAAACTGACCTTAAACAAGCACAATGGCTTGCTCATGATCAGAAAAATCGCTCTGAAAATATGATGATTGTAGATCTTCTTAGAAATGACATGAATCGTATTTCAAAAATAGGGAGTGAAAATGTAAAAAGACTTTGCCAGGTTGAACAATACTCTACTGTTTGGCAATTGACTTCAACTATTGAGACGCAACTCCTACCAAACAGTCGTTTGGATGATATCTTCCAAGCCCTTTTTCCTTGTGGATCTATTACAGGAGCACCAAAAATAGCTACTATGGCAATTATTAAAAACGTCGAAAAACAAGCTCGAGGCGTCTATTGTGGAGCCATTGGTATCTTGCTACCTAATGGACCAACTATTTTCAACGTAGCCATCCGAACACTTCAAATGCAGGGAAACAAGGCTATATATGGAGTAGGAGGTGGAATCACCTGGGACAGCAAATGGGAAGCTGAATATGAAGAAACAAAGCAAAAATCAGCTATTCTATACCGTCAAAATCCTAGATTTGATCTTATCTCAACTGGACGGATTCATCAAGGTAAACTACTCCATCTTAAAGAACATCTCAATCGTCTACAAGAGTCCAGTCGCTACTTTGCTTATCCTTTCAATAAAGAAGAAGTTCAAAATCAAGTCGAAGATTTGTGTCAGTCCCTTGATTTTGACACAGACTACCGTCTTAAATTGTCCCTTGCAAAAGATGGTAAACTTACTTTTGAACATGCCCATTTAACAGAATTAGACGATGATTTTTGTCAAGCAAGATTAGTTAAGCAAACACATCCTTTGAATAACCCCTATACCTACTTTAAAACAAGTTATCGACCACACATTAGTCTAGGACCTCATGAGCAAATCTACTATAATCAAAAGAAAGAACTTTTAGAAACTTCTATCGGTAACCTCGTTCTTAAAATCAAGGACCAACTCTACACTCCACCTGTTCACCTCGGTCTTTTAAACGGTATTTACAGACAAAGCCTCATTGCTAATAATCAGGTCACAGAGAAAGTTTTGACTCTGGAAGATTTAAAACAGGCTCAAGCCATCTATGGCTGTAATGCTGTGAGAGGGTTGTATGAATTGAGGGTAGATTTCTAA
- the dltC gene encoding D-alanine--poly(phosphoribitol) ligase subunit DltC gives MDIKAEVIEIIDELFMEDVSDMMDEDLFDAGVLDSMGTVELIVELESRFDIRVPVSEFGRDDWNTANKIVEGVTELRNA, from the coding sequence ATGGATATAAAAGCAGAAGTCATTGAAATTATTGATGAACTGTTCATGGAAGATGTATCTGACATGATGGATGAAGACCTTTTTGATGCTGGTGTTCTTGATTCAATGGGAACTGTTGAACTTATCGTTGAATTGGAATCACGTTTTGATATTCGTGTCCCAGTTTCAGAATTTGGTCGTGATGATTGGAACACAGCTAATAAGATTGTTGAAGGGGTAACGGAGCTTCGCAATGCTTAA
- a CDS encoding teichoic acid D-Ala incorporation-associated protein DltX has translation MLKHKNVLVFLGQTLLYFAIFMALIYLYNYLGQGQGNFIYNEF, from the coding sequence ATGTTAAAACATAAAAATGTCCTCGTCTTTTTAGGACAAACTTTGCTTTATTTCGCCATTTTTATGGCCCTAATTTATCTCTACAATTACCTAGGACAAGGTCAAGGTAATTTTATCTATAACGAATTTTAG